A portion of the Bacillus sp. es.034 genome contains these proteins:
- a CDS encoding metal-sensitive transcriptional regulator, which translates to MEYTKEVTNRMKRLEGQVRGVLKMMEDEKHCKDVVTQLSAVRTAVDRTIGLIVAKNLEACIRESEEEGIKAEDAIQEAVNMLVKSR; encoded by the coding sequence ATGGAATATACGAAAGAAGTAACGAATCGAATGAAACGTCTTGAAGGTCAGGTTCGTGGAGTATTGAAAATGATGGAAGATGAGAAGCATTGTAAGGATGTTGTGACTCAACTATCAGCCGTCCGTACTGCTGTTGACCGCACGATCGGCCTCATCGTGGCAAAGAATCTGGAAGCATGCATACGCGAGTCCGAAGAAGAGGGCATAAAGGCGGAAGATGCGATTCAAGAAGCTGTCAATATGCTCGTCAAAAGTAGATAA
- a CDS encoding DUF445 family protein, whose translation MLDAFILVLFMVIVGALIGGVTNSLAIKMLFRPYRAYYIGKFKVPFTPGLIPKRRGELAEQLGKMVVDHLITPESLQKKVMNEDFQKDVTLWLSEELQPVFTSDKTVDEWLDTLQIPVSSHRLNEWLEDWVAVKIKDTKKSYTSMKLEEALPERWQEKVSESIPKLVDFIANRAETYFTSPEGKMKVKIMIDDFLKERGMLGNMLGMFLGNTSVADKVQPEIVKFIKHEGTQEILFNLLSKEWSKLKQMKLEEFIDRLPEEELIQTVQTSLVKLVNIDGHLKKPLSSWLEPHQQSFFHKQLPKWVDRGTDLLSKKIPNLMEKMHLQHIVQEQVESFSVGRLEELVLGISRREFKMITYLGALLGGVIGIIQGLIALFIS comes from the coding sequence ATGTTGGATGCTTTCATCCTGGTATTATTCATGGTAATCGTTGGGGCCCTTATTGGGGGAGTCACCAATTCACTCGCAATAAAAATGTTATTCAGGCCTTATCGGGCATACTATATCGGAAAATTCAAAGTCCCATTCACACCGGGACTGATCCCGAAACGACGGGGGGAACTGGCGGAACAACTAGGGAAGATGGTGGTGGACCACTTAATCACCCCTGAAAGCCTTCAAAAAAAAGTGATGAATGAAGACTTCCAAAAGGATGTGACCCTCTGGCTGTCCGAAGAATTGCAGCCGGTCTTCACATCCGACAAAACGGTGGATGAGTGGCTCGATACCCTCCAAATCCCCGTTTCCTCCCATCGACTCAATGAATGGCTTGAGGACTGGGTCGCAGTAAAGATCAAGGATACAAAGAAGTCCTATACGTCTATGAAACTGGAAGAGGCACTCCCTGAGAGGTGGCAGGAAAAGGTTTCAGAAAGTATTCCGAAGCTTGTCGACTTCATTGCAAACAGGGCGGAAACGTATTTCACAAGCCCTGAAGGAAAAATGAAAGTGAAAATCATGATCGACGATTTTCTGAAAGAACGCGGCATGCTCGGAAACATGCTTGGCATGTTCCTCGGCAACACCTCGGTTGCGGATAAAGTGCAGCCGGAAATCGTCAAGTTCATCAAGCATGAAGGTACTCAGGAGATCCTCTTTAACCTATTGTCAAAAGAGTGGTCGAAGCTGAAACAGATGAAACTGGAAGAGTTCATCGACAGATTGCCGGAAGAGGAGCTCATCCAGACCGTCCAAACGTCACTGGTCAAACTCGTCAACATCGACGGTCACCTCAAGAAACCGCTCAGTTCTTGGCTCGAACCGCACCAGCAATCCTTCTTCCACAAACAGCTGCCGAAATGGGTGGATAGAGGGACGGACCTCTTATCCAAGAAGATTCCGAATCTCATGGAGAAGATGCACCTTCAGCATATCGTCCAGGAGCAGGTTGAATCTTTCTCTGTCGGCAGGCTCGAGGAACTCGTCCTCGGCATTTCGAGGCGGGAATTCAAAATGATCACCTATCTCGGTGCTCTGCTCGGAGGCGTGATCGGGATCATTCAGGGATTGATCGCCCTTTTCATATCCTGA
- a CDS encoding YheC/YheD family protein, with the protein MIIHYDRIKKTFFHGEEPITTYGFGKDSFLLSSKASSQCYTFTISPRKRNRPAIPLVGIVSSKEGKNKYKGNFELFRSIQQDVEQSGGICFVFSPQDVLGDSIEGIMYHHVLHKWVRCLFPVPNVIYNRVPSRHAEQNQAYEKLLLFIKKHGIPFFNPHFFNKWEVYQLLSKNDELKAYLPQTEMVTDEASLSRFLSTHQKVYVKHSLASQGKGIRLIELDDRGGVLCKSIKKIERFTSISRLHQTYNEWFTSNQWIMQEAVPCKTVHEHRFDFRILVLHTGDDFRLIGIGVRMSQRQEVTTHVPAGGKIISLKEVADAETKKEISRIVQTCGEELAKSFGYVGEFSIDLAPKEQGGFVLFEINSKPMCFDEAEIETKRRKQLVRTFMTLSAQNSEG; encoded by the coding sequence ATGATCATCCATTACGACCGGATAAAGAAGACCTTTTTTCACGGGGAAGAACCCATCACAACCTATGGATTCGGGAAGGACTCCTTTCTCTTATCCTCTAAAGCTTCCAGTCAATGCTATACCTTTACCATATCCCCCCGCAAGAGGAATCGTCCCGCGATTCCCTTAGTCGGCATCGTCTCAAGTAAAGAAGGAAAAAACAAATATAAGGGAAACTTTGAATTATTCCGGTCGATACAACAGGACGTCGAGCAGTCTGGAGGAATCTGCTTCGTCTTTTCCCCCCAGGATGTTCTGGGTGATTCAATAGAGGGGATCATGTATCATCATGTTTTACACAAATGGGTAAGATGCCTGTTCCCCGTTCCGAACGTCATATATAATCGTGTCCCATCAAGGCATGCCGAGCAAAATCAAGCATACGAGAAGCTTCTTCTTTTTATAAAGAAGCATGGGATCCCATTCTTCAACCCCCATTTCTTTAATAAATGGGAAGTCTACCAGCTGTTATCCAAAAATGATGAACTCAAAGCATATCTTCCACAGACCGAGATGGTTACCGATGAAGCCTCCCTTTCACGTTTCCTGTCCACGCATCAGAAAGTATATGTTAAACACTCTCTCGCTTCGCAAGGAAAAGGGATCCGACTGATTGAACTGGATGACAGAGGTGGTGTCCTATGTAAAAGCATTAAGAAAATAGAGAGATTCACATCGATCTCCAGGCTTCATCAAACGTATAACGAATGGTTTACGAGCAATCAGTGGATCATGCAGGAAGCGGTCCCATGTAAAACAGTGCACGAACATCGTTTCGACTTTCGCATATTAGTCCTTCACACAGGTGATGATTTCCGTTTGATCGGGATCGGGGTCCGCATGTCCCAGCGACAGGAAGTCACCACTCATGTACCTGCCGGCGGTAAAATCATTTCCCTGAAAGAAGTTGCAGATGCAGAAACAAAAAAAGAAATCTCAAGGATCGTTCAAACCTGCGGGGAAGAACTGGCTAAATCGTTTGGATATGTAGGGGAGTTTTCCATTGACCTCGCTCCCAAAGAACAAGGGGGATTCGTTTTGTTTGAAATTAATTCAAAGCCCATGTGTTTCGATGAGGCGGAAATTGAGACGAAGCGGAGAAAGCAGCTTGTCCGTACGTTCATGACACTCAGTGCTCAAAACAGTGAAGGTTGA
- a CDS encoding YheC/YheD family protein gives MKIKCSFISRQSKDHHHLYIPEKWMDRFPFQRHMTLKCGSSLLDVTCMGTKTDSLQIMLDTSDSLFASIPPLENIWISIDTRNAMIHMGPVAALLLNQSSLATIHSHSLKEYFTECQEWFQRKGGFFYLLPLSSFAGNKREGVYYNGNDWETGLLPDPHLLYNRCHSRKIERSPSFQKALGRTLDRGIQVFNSGFLSKDEVYNALKDSPALSPHLPETVKGLDSLEKMLTLYKDVFVKGINGSKGRYIMRIQKRDDGFHMQQNSFSNENPLTFPTYPALYKQLKAWCNSTYLVQETIPFLTVEGQPLDFRFLCHQNRNKDWELVSSVARIASQDQFVANVDQGGRIEKPLPVLQTIFSPRESLAIMKGMKELCIHASTLLADSMEGHFAELGIDIGIDQSGKPWLIEINSKPSKRTYLENDRIRPSVKALYEYSLAIWTNKEE, from the coding sequence ATGAAGATAAAATGTTCATTTATTTCGCGTCAATCGAAGGACCATCATCATTTATACATTCCAGAAAAATGGATGGACCGCTTTCCCTTTCAACGACATATGACGTTGAAATGTGGCAGCTCCCTTCTTGACGTGACATGCATGGGAACAAAAACAGATTCTTTACAGATTATGTTGGATACATCCGATTCATTATTCGCATCCATCCCACCATTGGAAAATATATGGATTTCTATCGATACGAGGAATGCCATGATCCATATGGGACCTGTTGCGGCTCTCTTACTCAATCAATCTTCTCTCGCGACCATCCATTCCCATTCTTTAAAAGAATATTTTACAGAGTGTCAGGAATGGTTTCAACGAAAAGGTGGATTTTTCTACCTGCTTCCCCTTTCCTCCTTCGCCGGGAATAAAAGGGAAGGTGTTTATTATAACGGGAACGATTGGGAAACCGGTCTTCTACCTGATCCCCATCTCCTATACAATCGATGTCACTCACGAAAAATAGAACGGTCCCCTTCCTTTCAAAAGGCTCTTGGACGCACTCTGGACCGGGGCATCCAGGTTTTTAATTCCGGCTTTTTGTCCAAAGATGAGGTTTACAATGCATTAAAAGACAGCCCCGCCCTCTCACCACACCTGCCCGAAACCGTAAAGGGCCTTGATTCCTTAGAGAAGATGCTTACCTTGTATAAGGATGTTTTCGTGAAAGGGATAAATGGGAGCAAGGGACGCTACATCATGCGTATCCAAAAAAGAGACGATGGATTTCATATGCAGCAAAATTCATTTTCAAACGAGAATCCGCTCACCTTTCCGACCTATCCTGCTTTGTACAAACAGCTTAAGGCTTGGTGTAATAGTACTTATCTGGTTCAGGAGACAATCCCCTTCCTAACGGTCGAAGGACAGCCTTTGGACTTTCGATTTCTTTGTCATCAGAACCGGAATAAAGACTGGGAACTGGTCTCATCGGTAGCAAGAATTGCTTCACAGGATCAATTCGTGGCAAATGTCGACCAAGGCGGACGGATTGAAAAGCCTCTCCCGGTCTTGCAAACGATTTTTTCTCCCAGGGAGAGCCTGGCTATCATGAAAGGGATGAAAGAATTATGTATACACGCTTCAACGCTTCTTGCCGATAGCATGGAAGGACACTTCGCTGAACTTGGCATCGATATCGGCATCGATCAGTCGGGAAAACCATGGCTGATTGAAATCAATTCCAAGCCCTCTAAACGGACCTACTTAGAGAACGACAGGATTCGTCCTTCGGTTAAAGCACTTTATGAATATAGTCTAGCAATCTGGACTAATAAGGAGGAATAA
- a CDS encoding YheE family protein, giving the protein MIQHFQFKNMYENKQLPGWTFSFYFSGTKYTGIYHKDGRIEWTGPNPSADKEEILKKQLHELMLFHVYE; this is encoded by the coding sequence ATGATCCAACATTTTCAATTTAAGAACATGTACGAAAATAAACAGCTCCCGGGATGGACATTCTCCTTTTATTTCAGCGGGACCAAATATACAGGAATATACCATAAAGACGGAAGAATTGAATGGACCGGCCCCAATCCTTCTGCTGACAAAGAAGAGATCCTTAAGAAGCAGTTGCATGAACTGATGCTCTTCCATGTTTATGAGTGA
- a CDS encoding Cof-type HAD-IIB family hydrolase codes for MMIYRMLALNIDGTIVNENGKIAKETKEAIEYVQDKGVPVTLVTSRSFASAKKVAKALKLESPIVTHSGAYIAGELEKPMYVKKIAEDITYEISQFLEGFSCQVHLSHEKRSIVGKTSTGAREMAKVSWQRESKLLYSKQFVDRVSDHLLENPMAVPKISVVMEHREDMLDVVASLKGMYEEVDAIPTSDYKLDIVPKGVSKLRGLMYLSERLGVKKHQIVMVGSGIDDIDSMECSGLGVAMGDAPRQVREAADWITRSQVEKGIPYFVTELFRKQHPIPFLKKMNIIKS; via the coding sequence ATGATGATCTATCGAATGCTGGCTTTGAATATTGATGGCACAATCGTAAATGAAAACGGAAAAATTGCGAAGGAAACGAAGGAAGCAATTGAGTACGTTCAAGATAAAGGGGTTCCGGTCACATTGGTTACAAGCCGGAGTTTTGCTTCTGCTAAGAAAGTAGCCAAAGCCCTGAAGCTTGAAAGCCCGATTGTTACACACAGCGGTGCCTATATCGCAGGCGAGCTTGAAAAACCGATGTATGTGAAAAAAATTGCGGAAGACATTACGTATGAAATCTCTCAATTCCTTGAAGGATTTTCATGTCAGGTACACTTGTCCCACGAAAAGCGGTCCATCGTAGGCAAAACCAGTACCGGGGCACGTGAGATGGCAAAGGTCTCATGGCAAAGAGAATCCAAATTACTTTACAGCAAACAGTTTGTGGACCGGGTGAGTGATCACCTGTTGGAGAATCCGATGGCGGTACCGAAGATTTCGGTTGTGATGGAACACAGGGAAGATATGTTGGACGTTGTCGCTTCGTTAAAAGGAATGTATGAAGAAGTGGACGCGATCCCGACGTCAGACTATAAACTGGATATCGTTCCTAAGGGTGTATCAAAGCTCAGGGGATTGATGTATCTATCTGAGCGTCTTGGAGTGAAGAAGCATCAAATCGTGATGGTAGGATCTGGCATAGATGACATTGATTCCATGGAGTGCTCCGGCCTCGGCGTCGCCATGGGGGATGCACCGCGTCAAGTGAGGGAAGCGGCGGACTGGATCACACGCAGTCAGGTTGAAAAAGGGATTCCGTACTTTGTCACTGAGTTATTCCGGAAACAACATCCCATCCCATTCCTGAAAAAAATGAATATCATAAAATCGTAA
- a CDS encoding YheC/YheD family protein encodes MNHSLGIMTLTPEVTNEYFLEIAKQSPSYPIDLYLFSPQGISPLNETVEGFHFDRVTGEWEKDAFEIPEYIYDRTYYQRDMKSRQARAVVQWLKNQKHIRFLGYGLPNKWHLYEKLKQTSIAPYIPETSLVTGGKHLLNLLLKHKDIIIKPVDGAHGFAVYHLVAKPHEILVRTTKKQGIIEQSFPNEVVFLKWVDHMLKLHTFICQKRLPNLTKGNAPFDMRILLNKDRNGEWREFQRAIRQGEENGILTNISRGASYLSYSEWKDGQDSHTWDFIDEELTSILEEVPILLERHFSPLFEIGVDLIIGDDHSLWILDLNSKPGHKVVDALHPGKLPTLYQAPLDYCDFLSSQSLSSLRRGDF; translated from the coding sequence ATGAATCACTCATTGGGCATCATGACCCTCACCCCGGAAGTGACAAATGAATATTTTCTCGAAATTGCAAAGCAGTCCCCTTCATATCCAATCGACCTTTACCTGTTTTCTCCACAGGGAATATCTCCTTTAAACGAAACCGTTGAGGGATTTCATTTCGACAGGGTGACGGGGGAATGGGAAAAGGATGCCTTTGAAATCCCGGAGTACATCTATGACAGAACCTATTATCAGAGGGATATGAAGTCCCGGCAGGCGAGAGCTGTCGTTCAATGGTTAAAGAACCAGAAGCATATCCGTTTCCTAGGGTACGGATTACCAAACAAATGGCATCTTTATGAAAAACTGAAGCAGACCTCCATCGCCCCCTATATCCCTGAAACATCCTTAGTGACAGGTGGAAAACATTTATTAAATCTTCTCCTCAAACATAAAGATATAATAATCAAACCTGTCGACGGTGCCCATGGTTTTGCCGTTTACCATCTCGTTGCAAAACCACATGAAATTCTCGTTCGCACCACCAAAAAGCAAGGAATCATAGAACAATCATTCCCAAATGAAGTTGTCTTTCTAAAATGGGTCGATCACATGCTCAAGCTTCACACGTTCATTTGCCAAAAAAGGCTGCCAAACCTGACGAAAGGAAATGCCCCTTTCGATATGCGCATTCTCCTGAATAAAGATCGCAATGGGGAATGGAGGGAATTCCAACGTGCGATCCGTCAAGGTGAAGAGAATGGGATTCTGACGAATATCAGCCGTGGGGCATCCTATCTTTCCTACAGTGAGTGGAAGGATGGCCAGGATTCACATACATGGGATTTTATCGACGAAGAACTTACATCTATTTTGGAAGAAGTCCCTATACTGCTTGAAAGACATTTTTCCCCTCTTTTTGAAATTGGGGTCGATCTCATTATCGGGGATGATCATTCCCTATGGATCCTGGATCTGAACTCTAAACCGGGGCATAAGGTAGTGGATGCATTACATCCCGGGAAGTTGCCAACATTATATCAGGCACCTTTAGATTATTGTGACTTTCTGTCCTCACAATCTCTTTCATCCTTAAGGCGAGGTGATTTCTAA
- the ugpC gene encoding sn-glycerol-3-phosphate ABC transporter ATP-binding protein UgpC, giving the protein MAELKLENIHKIYDSKVTAVNDFNLHIQDKEFIVFVGPSGCGKSTTLRMIAGLEEISKGDFSIDGKRVNDVAPKDRDIAMVFQNYALYPHMSVYDNMAFGLKLRKFDKQEIDRRVQEAAKILGLEALLDRKPKALSGGQRQRVALGRAIVRDAKVFLMDEPLSNLDAKLRVQMRAEIAKLHQRLQTTTIYVTHDQTEAMTMATRIVVMKDGVIQQVGSPKEVYDKPENVFVGGFIGSPAMNFFHGSLEDGKFVIGNTKVSVPEGKMKVLREQGHVGKSIILGVRPEDIHDEPLFLDTAQGAKITAKIEVSELTGAETMLYSQLEGQEFVARVDSRTDIVAGQTIDLAFDMNKAHFFDSESESRIR; this is encoded by the coding sequence GTGGCTGAATTAAAATTAGAAAATATCCACAAGATTTATGATAGTAAGGTAACGGCGGTAAACGACTTTAACCTTCACATTCAAGATAAAGAGTTTATCGTATTTGTCGGTCCATCGGGCTGCGGGAAATCCACTACTCTGCGGATGATCGCAGGACTTGAAGAAATTTCAAAAGGAGATTTCTCCATTGACGGAAAACGCGTGAACGATGTGGCTCCAAAAGACCGTGACATCGCCATGGTGTTCCAGAACTATGCCCTTTATCCACATATGAGCGTATATGATAATATGGCATTCGGTCTTAAATTACGTAAGTTCGATAAGCAGGAAATTGACCGTCGTGTTCAAGAAGCGGCTAAGATCCTTGGCCTTGAAGCACTGCTTGATCGTAAACCTAAAGCATTATCAGGTGGTCAGCGTCAGCGTGTAGCCCTTGGCCGTGCCATCGTCCGTGACGCGAAAGTGTTCTTGATGGATGAGCCTTTATCCAATCTTGATGCAAAGCTTCGTGTACAGATGCGTGCTGAAATCGCCAAGCTTCACCAACGTTTACAAACAACAACGATCTACGTAACACATGATCAGACAGAAGCGATGACGATGGCAACACGTATCGTAGTCATGAAAGACGGTGTGATTCAACAAGTCGGTTCCCCTAAAGAAGTATATGATAAGCCGGAGAATGTCTTCGTAGGCGGATTCATCGGATCACCTGCCATGAACTTCTTCCACGGATCACTCGAAGATGGGAAATTCGTCATCGGTAATACGAAAGTGTCTGTACCGGAAGGAAAAATGAAGGTGCTTCGCGAACAAGGTCATGTAGGAAAGAGCATCATCCTTGGTGTCCGTCCTGAAGATATTCATGACGAGCCTCTTTTCCTTGATACTGCCCAAGGTGCGAAGATCACGGCGAAGATTGAAGTATCTGAATTAACGGGTGCTGAAACGATGTTATATTCTCAATTAGAAGGACAAGAGTTTGTAGCCCGCGTTGACTCCCGTACAGATATCGTTGCAGGTCAAACGATCGACCTGGCATTTGATATGAATAAAGCTCATTTCTTTGATTCAGAGTCTGAGTCAAGAATTCGATAA
- a CDS encoding helix-turn-helix domain-containing protein codes for MFTSLRKKYPGAIIQHHCPTSLKSTKIWFTNEQEDEYIGIDASEISQPELDLLYCLFKEVTPSPGSVNDSPGSAEWYHYLLEDGPVPSMNDGEFRIIQFSLKEGRDQLQLEEAFQHLLPHGTILVFLADRMGLLIEQKHEWMLDEEQLQSISHVIESDFFVSPSFYLGQFHDADSHLPAYFAHERELFSFSRTIHKQAFIQSAVTVLPEFALHHFPHEWEEHFFKKVTDFFSEDPEQIHTIRAFLENQSNISQTAKTLFLHRNSVQYRIDKFIEKTNIDIKSFQGGILAYFACLSFQSDNLPNNV; via the coding sequence ATGTTTACATCTTTACGTAAAAAATATCCTGGTGCCATCATTCAGCATCATTGTCCTACAAGCCTTAAATCTACGAAAATCTGGTTTACTAACGAACAGGAAGATGAATATATAGGGATCGATGCATCTGAGATTTCCCAGCCGGAATTGGATTTATTATATTGCTTGTTTAAAGAGGTCACCCCTTCACCTGGAAGCGTGAATGATTCTCCCGGTTCCGCCGAGTGGTACCATTACTTATTGGAAGACGGGCCGGTCCCATCAATGAATGATGGAGAATTCCGCATCATTCAATTCAGTCTGAAGGAAGGCAGGGATCAGCTTCAACTGGAAGAAGCGTTCCAACATTTATTACCACACGGGACCATCCTCGTTTTCCTCGCTGATCGCATGGGACTGCTTATAGAACAGAAGCATGAGTGGATGCTGGATGAGGAACAGCTACAGTCGATTTCCCATGTCATTGAATCGGATTTCTTCGTCAGTCCTTCTTTTTACCTAGGGCAGTTTCACGATGCCGATTCACATCTTCCTGCTTATTTTGCCCATGAGCGTGAGCTATTTTCGTTCTCCAGGACCATTCATAAGCAGGCATTCATCCAGTCGGCCGTGACGGTTCTGCCTGAATTCGCCCTCCACCACTTTCCGCATGAGTGGGAGGAGCATTTCTTTAAAAAGGTCACCGACTTCTTTTCTGAAGATCCTGAACAGATTCACACCATAAGGGCATTTCTCGAAAATCAATCCAATATCAGTCAGACCGCCAAGACATTATTTCTGCATCGGAACAGCGTGCAGTACCGGATCGATAAGTTTATTGAAAAAACAAATATAGATATTAAAAGCTTTCAAGGTGGGATCCTTGCCTACTTTGCCTGTTTAAGCTTCCAATCTGACAACCTGCCCAATAATGTTTAG
- a CDS encoding YheC/YheD family protein — protein sequence MLHAYKVEYFQDEESILYLPSGFKTGEGTLPHTVILGTRRQPASCRRHPNGRNVMGISTGLAERLHLPLKVDSLSLYCKDECLHAGVLIGIFTAGFTSFRLSPIGQRSHFFKKLLSVQSSLGVVPFVFGERHIDWENGLIKGFFHFGEGWEMEEIPFPNVIYDRLPNRQSEKRKTYQGLKERLEREYGIPWYNPGFFNKMDLFERLENDLTVQHFLPETRPFQSFEEMERMLSAYNHIYLKPKNGSLGNGIHKITYNRSTEEYYCRFRDSDQKNRLLKFKSLEQLANTVFKSRNLDSFIVQQGISLLKENNRAIDFRVHTNKDEEGNWQVSAMAGKVAGTGSVTTHANNGGEVRVLSELFPEESERQTLEAALKEAALLLSHAIEENLEGFIGEIGFDFGVDEQHRIWMFEANSKPGRSIFSHPDLKRFDLLTRKLALSFGIFLTHQSLDHPEEMIP from the coding sequence ATGCTCCATGCATATAAAGTCGAATACTTCCAAGATGAAGAAAGCATCCTCTACCTTCCGTCCGGGTTCAAAACCGGGGAAGGCACCCTTCCACACACCGTGATACTCGGGACCAGAAGACAACCCGCCAGCTGCAGGCGCCATCCGAATGGACGTAACGTAATGGGGATCAGTACAGGTTTAGCGGAAAGGCTGCACCTTCCCTTAAAAGTGGATTCCCTCTCCCTGTATTGTAAAGATGAATGTTTACACGCAGGGGTACTGATTGGAATCTTCACTGCGGGTTTCACAAGTTTCCGATTAAGTCCCATCGGACAACGCTCCCACTTCTTCAAGAAGCTATTATCGGTCCAATCTTCCTTGGGAGTCGTCCCCTTTGTATTTGGAGAACGGCATATTGATTGGGAGAATGGACTTATCAAAGGGTTCTTTCATTTTGGGGAAGGATGGGAAATGGAAGAAATCCCTTTCCCGAATGTGATTTATGACAGACTTCCGAACAGGCAGAGTGAAAAGCGGAAAACCTATCAGGGACTGAAGGAGAGACTGGAAAGAGAATACGGGATTCCGTGGTATAACCCAGGATTCTTCAATAAAATGGACCTTTTCGAGAGATTGGAAAATGATCTGACGGTTCAACACTTCCTTCCAGAAACCAGGCCGTTTCAATCATTTGAGGAAATGGAGCGGATGCTTTCCGCCTATAATCATATTTATTTGAAGCCGAAAAACGGGAGTCTCGGAAACGGAATACACAAAATCACGTATAACCGGTCCACAGAAGAGTATTACTGCCGTTTCAGGGACAGTGATCAGAAGAACCGTTTATTAAAGTTTAAATCACTGGAGCAGCTGGCCAATACAGTGTTCAAAAGCCGGAACCTGGACTCCTTCATCGTCCAGCAGGGAATCTCCTTACTGAAAGAGAATAATCGTGCCATCGACTTCCGGGTCCATACAAATAAAGATGAAGAAGGAAACTGGCAAGTCAGTGCAATGGCGGGAAAAGTGGCCGGAACGGGAAGTGTGACGACACATGCGAATAATGGTGGAGAAGTGAGGGTCCTTTCAGAACTATTCCCTGAAGAAAGTGAAAGACAAACCCTTGAAGCGGCATTAAAGGAAGCGGCATTATTGTTGTCACACGCCATTGAGGAAAATCTTGAAGGATTCATCGGTGAAATAGGCTTCGATTTCGGTGTGGACGAACAACACCGCATTTGGATGTTTGAAGCAAACTCAAAGCCTGGCAGATCAATATTCTCACATCCTGACTTAAAAAGGTTTGACTTATTAACAAGGAAGCTCGCCCTTTCATTTGGCATTTTCCTCACGCACCAAAGCTTGGATCATCCTGAGGAAATGATACCATGA
- a CDS encoding YlbF family regulator: MAINLYDQANELESALRQSDEFLQLKKMYDEVNNDESANKMFENFRNIQMTLQQKQMSGEEISQEEVEQAQKTAQLVQQHEKIAKLMEAEQRMSMVINDLNKVIMKPLEELYGSMQK; the protein is encoded by the coding sequence TTGGCTATTAACTTATACGATCAAGCGAACGAACTGGAAAGCGCATTGCGTCAGAGCGATGAATTCCTGCAACTGAAGAAAATGTATGATGAAGTAAACAATGACGAATCTGCTAACAAGATGTTTGAAAACTTCAGAAACATTCAAATGACTCTTCAACAAAAACAAATGAGCGGTGAAGAGATTTCCCAGGAAGAAGTGGAGCAGGCTCAAAAAACAGCTCAACTTGTTCAGCAACACGAAAAGATTGCAAAGCTTATGGAAGCTGAGCAACGCATGAGCATGGTGATCAATGACTTAAACAAAGTCATCATGAAGCCGCTTGAAGAACTTTACGGTTCAATGCAAAAATAA
- a CDS encoding ferritin-like domain-containing protein → MNSFIRDLEKAISDEWTGYYFYKELKARTNNPLYVEFIEHAQKDEKEHYEMFQYLHYLLTGEYYEHKKEKVGFTTFKEGVLRALKDELEGAEFYRDMLLEIPNQQAYKPLFIAMTDEQEHATRFSTIYNSLR, encoded by the coding sequence ATGAATTCGTTTATTCGTGATTTAGAGAAGGCGATCAGTGATGAATGGACAGGTTATTATTTCTATAAAGAGCTAAAAGCGCGGACCAACAATCCGCTGTACGTAGAGTTTATTGAACACGCTCAAAAAGATGAAAAAGAACATTATGAAATGTTTCAATATCTTCACTATCTATTGACGGGAGAGTATTATGAGCACAAGAAGGAAAAGGTGGGTTTCACCACTTTCAAGGAAGGGGTGCTCCGTGCACTGAAGGATGAACTGGAGGGGGCGGAGTTTTACCGGGATATGCTCCTGGAGATTCCCAATCAGCAGGCGTATAAACCGCTTTTTATTGCCATGACAGATGAACAGGAGCATGCAACCAGATTTTCAACCATCTATAATTCCTTACGGTAG